One Gossypium hirsutum isolate 1008001.06 chromosome A11, Gossypium_hirsutum_v2.1, whole genome shotgun sequence genomic window carries:
- the LOC107923978 gene encoding la-related protein 1C: MAANINTANFNTSAAVTAVNHSPSSPNQSHPVTNPVSSQRNQVVRGELETIAAVPLSSLSYSSSSPSTAMIEPTVTTMGEEEGAEHGNVGPNGNAAKRPAWNKPSNLTSESESESVMGARAWPPLPQSARAPSKSPSDSSRASSDGSYSPFVPGSQGSRPASSSSSSQKQVRNNANFNSNSTANHTMPARQRSMKQNSNISASNDGLSQPPPQGPMVEAPLNSPSRDHIQRTGFLPYSGGPDQQHPRNSFRHRNNGPHPRGNGSHHLNYRGRRNQDHGNQDWNGRNFISRDGHMMPRVAPRFMRHPPPPPPLPANTGPLFAPPHVRPFGTPFGFPEFSSQFYLVPAPYPESLRGVPFIQPMPPMFPPPQEPQDHQLYAKIVNQIDYYFSNENLIKDTYLRQNMDDQGWVPIKLIAGFRKVSLLTANIQLVVDALQNSTVVEVQGDKVRKRMDWMRWIMLPSFQFPIKSGQDMLVAGVQNISLDQGTANNQTG; this comes from the exons ATGGCTGCAAATATTAACACGGCTAATTTCAATACCTCCGCGGCGGTGACCGCTGTTAATCACTCTCCCAGTAGCCCTAACCAATCACATCCTGTCACGAATCCTGTTTCTTCGCAACGGAATCAAGTTGTTCGTGGAGAATTGGAGACGATCGCGGCGGTTCCTTTATCGTCTTTGTCGTATTCTTCATCATCACCATCAACGGCTATGATTGAGCCAACTGTTACCACGATGGGCGAAGAGGAAGGGGCGGAGCATGGGAATGTTGGTCCCAATGGCAATGCTGCTAAGAGACCGGCTTGGAACAAACCTTCTAACCTCACGTCTGAGTCTGAGTCTGAGTCCGTTATGGGGGCTCGGGCGTGGCCCCCCTTGCCTCAGTCCGCTAGGGCTCCTTCCAAATCACCTTCAGATTCGTCCAGAGCTTCGTCGGATGGATCATATTCTCCTTTTGTCCCCGGTTCTCAG GGGAGCAGACCTGCATCATCATCCTCTTCTTCACAGAAACAAGTCAGGAACAATGCAAACTTCAATTCAAATTCCACTGCAAACCATACAATGCCTGCACGCCAGAGGTCAATGAAGCAAAATAGTAATATCTCTGCATCCAATGATGGCCTTTCACAGCCACCACCTCAAGGTCCAATGGTTGAAGCACCTCTGAATAGCCCTTCTAGGGACCACATACAGAGAACTGGATTTCTGCCTTATAGTGGTGGTCCTGATCAGCAGCATCCACGGAATTCATTTAGACATCGTAACAATGGTCCGCATCCACGAGGAAATGGTTCTCACCATCTGAATTACAGAGGAAGGCGCAATCAAGACCATGGAAATCAAGATTGGAATGGTCGAAATTTTATTAGTAGGGATGGTCATATGATGCCAAGAGTTGCTCCCAGGTTTATGAGGcatccaccaccaccaccacctttGCCAGCTAATACTGGACCGCTTTTTGCTCCCCCACATGTTCGCCCTTTTGGCACCCCTTTTGGCTTTCCGG AATTTTCATCTCAGTTTTATTTAGTCCCAGCCCCTTATCCAGAGTCACTTAGAGGTGTCCCTTTTATTCAACCAATGCCGCCAATGTTTCCCCCTCCTCAAGAGCCTCAAGACCATCAGTTGTATGCTAAGATAGTGAATCAGATAGATTATTATTTCAG TAATGAAAATCTAATTAAGGATACATACTTGCGGCAGAACATGGATGACCAGGGCTGGGTTCCTATTAAATTGATTGCCGGCTTTAGAAAG GTTTCACTTTTGACAGCTAATATTCAGCTTGTAGTAGATGCTCTGCAAAATTCAACAGTTGTGGAAGTGCAG